TTCATAATCCGGCTGCCGCGCGAGACCCCGCATTTCTGAGCGCCGCCGCGCAGCGCCGGCGGACGCGGCCCCGATCCCGATGCAAGCCCTCGTCCACGAACTCCGCCTCTTCTTCGTCGCCCTGCAGTTCTTCACCCGCGTGCCGGTGCCGCGCTGGGTCGGCTTCGAGCCGGCCTGGCTGCAGCATTGCGCGCGCCATTTCCCGCTGGTGGGCCTGCTGGTCGGGCTGGCCAGCGCGGCGGTGCTGTGGGGCGCGCTGTGGTTCTGGCCGGCGGCGGTCGCGGTAGGCCTGGCGATGGCGGCCAGCATCTGGCTGACCGGCGGCTTCCACGAGGACGGCTGGGCCGACACCTGCGACGGCCTGGGCGGCGCGGTCAGCCGCGAGAAGGCGCTGACCATCATGAAGGATTCGCGCATCGGCAGCTATGGCGCGCTGGGCCTGATCCTGATGCTGGGCCTGAAGGCCGCGGCCCTGCTGGCGCTGCTGGAGCAGGACTGGTGGCTGGCGCTGGCAGGCCTGGTCTGGGCTCAATGCGCCTCGCGCGCGGCGCCGGTCTGGCTGATCCGCGCCCTACCCTATGCCGGCGACGCCGAGCATGCCAAGGCCAAGCCGCTGGCGACGCAGGCCAGCGGCCGCACCCTGGGCATCGCCCTGCTCTGGGCCCTGCTGGCCGGGCTGGCGCTGGCCCTGATCGATCCGAGCTGGATACCCAGCCTGTGCCTGGCCGCGGTGGCGGCCGGCGGCGCCACCCTGCTGATGCAGAGCTGGCTGGAGCGGCGCCTGGGCGGCTATACCGGCGACAACCTGGGCGCGACCCAGCAGTGGGTCGAGCTGGCCATGCTGCTGGCGCTGGCGGCCCGCTTCACGCCGCTGAATGGCTGACGCAAAAGCAAGGCCGCTGTGGGCCTGGCGCCATCCGCGCCCCGAAGGTGCGGCCGGGCGCTGCATCGGCGCCGGCAGCGACCTGCCGGTGCATTGGCGGCGCGCCAAGCGCCTGGCGCGGCGCATCCAGGCCACCGCGCGGCGCGAGCGCCTGCCGCACCTGATCCACACCTCGCCGCTGGCGCGCTGCCGCGCGGTCGGCGCCTGGCTGCGCCGCTGGGGCTGGCGGCACCGGATCGAGCCGGCGCTGCTGGAACTGGACTTCGGCGCCTGGGATGGCAAGACCTGGCCCCGGATCGGGCGCGCCGAGGTCGATGCCTGGTGCGCCGACTTCGCCGCCTACCGGCCCGGCGGCGGCGAGAGCCTGCAGGCACTGCTGGCCCGCGCCCATGCCTGGGTGCCGGCCACCACGCCGGCCCTGCTGGTCACGCATGGCGGCTGGATGCTGGCGCGCGGCTGGCGCGGCGCGGCGCCGGCCCTGGCCGCGGACTGGCCGGCCGCGCCGCCTTACGGGGCGCTGCTCCAACTGGATTGAGGCCGGCAAAGCCGGTAGGGGGTCAGCTCACTTGCTGGCCCAGCATACGGCGCAGGGTGCCGTCGCGGTCCAGCAGATGGTGCTTCAGCGCGGCCAGCACATGCAGCGCGATCAGGGCCGCGAGCGTGTAGCCCAGGATCTGGTGGCCCAGCTGCGCGGCCTCGGCCAGTGGGGCATTGAAGGGGATCGCCTCGCCGGGCTTGGCCGGGTCGTACTGGTGCGGGAACAGGCTCAGCGAGAACACGCCGAAACCATGGCCGCTGGCGCCGGAGAACAGCATGCCGGAGACCGGCAGCAGCACCGTCAGGAGCAGCAGGGCCCAATGCGCCGCCCGCGCCGCCAGATGCACCAGCGGCGAGGCCTCGCCCAGCGGCGCCGGCATGCCGTTGCGCAGGCGCCAGATGACGCGCGCCAGGATCAGGGTGAAGGCCAGCAGGCCGATCGACTTGTGCCAGTGATAGAGCGACCAGGCCTCGGTCCGGACCATGAAGATCCCGACGCCGATCAGGCCGATCACGCAAAGGGCTACCAGCCAGTGCAGCCCGAGGCTCAGCGGGTGCAAACGGCGCGCGTTATCCATGTTCTGGTTCATCCTCTCGATACAGGCTCACGAAAGGACCGATCGGTACGGCATCGGCCGCCGCCGGCGAGGGTCCGCCGGGGCGCCGCGATGATAGCCAGGGCTCAGGCGTTCGCTTGTGTCAGACGTAGGTATTTCTGCATCAGGGTCTCGCGGCTTTCGGCATGGGCCGGATTGACCGGGATGCAGGCCACCGGGCACAGCATCACGCATTGCGGCTCCTCATGGTGGCCGACGCATTCGGTGCACTTGTCCGGGGCGATCTGGTAATACTCCTCGCCCATCGAGATCGCGTTGTTCGGGCACTCGGGCTCGCACACATCGCAATTGATGCATTCGTCCGTGATCATCAGCGCCATATCACGCCTCCTTCACGACGGACGAATACGGCCCGCGCCTGCATGCGCGGGCCGCGCGCGGCGGGGCAAGGCATGCCTTGCCGATTCCCGCCTTCCGTTTCCGTGATCATTAAGGCCATACAGCGCCCTCACTCGACTTTCTTAATGCGCTCGCCCAGGCGCTCCAGCACCAACGGTGACACGAACTTGGACACATCGCCGCCCAGGGTGGCGATCTCCCTGACGAAGGTGCTGGAAATGAACTGGTACTGGTCCGACGGGGTCAGGAACACGGTCTCGACATCGGGCATCAGGCTGCGGTTCATGCCCGCCATCTGGAACTCGTACTCGAAGTCGCTGACCGCACGCAGGCCGCGCACGACGACCTTGCCGCCGTTCTCGATCACGAAATCGCGCAGCAGGCCGCGGAAGGGGAT
This genomic stretch from Roseateles sp. DAIF2 harbors:
- a CDS encoding adenosylcobinamide-GDP ribazoletransferase, translated to MQALVHELRLFFVALQFFTRVPVPRWVGFEPAWLQHCARHFPLVGLLVGLASAAVLWGALWFWPAAVAVGLAMAASIWLTGGFHEDGWADTCDGLGGAVSREKALTIMKDSRIGSYGALGLILMLGLKAAALLALLEQDWWLALAGLVWAQCASRAAPVWLIRALPYAGDAEHAKAKPLATQASGRTLGIALLWALLAGLALALIDPSWIPSLCLAAVAAGGATLLMQSWLERRLGGYTGDNLGATQQWVELAMLLALAARFTPLNG
- a CDS encoding histidine phosphatase family protein, producing MADAKARPLWAWRHPRPEGAAGRCIGAGSDLPVHWRRAKRLARRIQATARRERLPHLIHTSPLARCRAVGAWLRRWGWRHRIEPALLELDFGAWDGKTWPRIGRAEVDAWCADFAAYRPGGGESLQALLARAHAWVPATTPALLVTHGGWMLARGWRGAAPALAADWPAAPPYGALLQLD
- a CDS encoding cytochrome b, coding for MDNARRLHPLSLGLHWLVALCVIGLIGVGIFMVRTEAWSLYHWHKSIGLLAFTLILARVIWRLRNGMPAPLGEASPLVHLAARAAHWALLLLTVLLPVSGMLFSGASGHGFGVFSLSLFPHQYDPAKPGEAIPFNAPLAEAAQLGHQILGYTLAALIALHVLAALKHHLLDRDGTLRRMLGQQVS
- a CDS encoding YfhL family 4Fe-4S dicluster ferredoxin, translating into MALMITDECINCDVCEPECPNNAISMGEEYYQIAPDKCTECVGHHEEPQCVMLCPVACIPVNPAHAESRETLMQKYLRLTQANA
- the coaD gene encoding pantetheine-phosphate adenylyltransferase → MTSVTRLTAVYPGTFDPMTLGHEDLMRRASRLFERLIIAVAAGHHKRTMFTIEERLEIATRLASKYPNVEVIPFRGLLRDFVIENGGKVVVRGLRAVSDFEYEFQMAGMNRSLMPDVETVFLTPSDQYQFISSTFVREIATLGGDVSKFVSPLVLERLGERIKKVE